The Fusobacterium necrophorum subsp. necrophorum genome includes the window CGGGGAAGAATGGCGGATGGAAGTATTCAAGACCCATGGGAAAATTTATGAGGCATCCGCATCGCAAATGTTCGGAGTACCTCTTAACACAATCGTGAAAGGACATGAGAATTATGCTCTCAGAGCTAAGGGGAAGGTTGCCGAATTAGCTCTCGGGTATCAAGGGAGCGTCGGAGCTTTAATCGCTATGGGAGCGGATAAGATGGGATTAACTGAGCATGAAATGAAAGATATTGTGTCGAGGTGGCGGAACACTTCCAAACGGATTGTAGAGCTCTGGTACGCTTTGGAAAATGCGGCTGTGGACGTACTTACGACAGGGCAGAAACAAACGGTGAAATGCGTGACTTTGGCGATGGAATTCGATGTTACCTTTATGCAAGAGTTTTTAACGATACTATTGCCGTCCGGTCGTAAGTTATTTTACCCAAAGCCGCATTTGCGAGAGAACCAGTTTGGCTCTATGCAGATGCATTACAAAGGTATCAATCAAACATCAAAGAAATGGGAGATTATACCCACTTATGGCGGAAAACTAACGGAAAATATCGTACAAGCTATTGCAAGAGATTGTTTGACAGAAACTCTACTTCGAGTGAAGCAGAAAGGGTGGCAAGTCGTGTTTCATGTGCACGATGAGATTATCCTTGACGCTCCAAAGTTTGTTTCTTTAGAAGATGTAGAAAGAGTCATGGGAGAACCGATACCGTGGGCTCCGGGGCTGATATTAAAAGCTGCAGGGTTTGTCAGCGACTATTATATGAAAGATTAGGGAGGAATTATGGTAAAAACATTTATTGATTCTCGAGGTTTTGAGAGATATGAAAGTTCTAAACGTCTTGTATATAATCCTGAACTTTTTGAAAATCACGGAACTCCTTGGAGTAGAGAAGACCTCATCGACATGATTGGGTATAGACAAACAATGAAATGGGAAGACATTGCTCTTATGTTAGGGATAACTCCAGGGACTTGTATAAGCAAAATGCGGGATTTAAAGAAACAAGGACGATACGATTTCTATTTGAAAAAGTTTAAAGAGGTATCACTATGAGACGAGCAAAACCAAAAACGAAAAGAGAGATAAAACACAATGAAAAACGAGAAGTACAAGCGCATAAGAAGCCCGCTCAAGAAGAAACCAACTCTATTTTCAAAGCAATCATGTCTTGTGATTATACGGTAGCGTTAAGTCACCTAAATAAATTACTAACACTTTAAGAGAAGGGGGGGGCGACCTCAAATGCAATACTCGAGAACAATCACTATTTCTACTGCGAACAACCGATACTCCGAGCAGTGGACCGCGGTAGAAATGACATGGACTGCATTCGTAGAAAAGCTCGGGAAGCCAATTGTGACTGCAGAGAGCTACGAAGAGTACATGACCTACAAAAAGAAAAAGCAAGACCAAATCAAAGACGTAGGAGGATTCGTCGGTGGGGCTTTGGCAAGCTCTCTCCGCCGAAACTCAACGATACGAACACGTAGTATCGTAACCCTAGACTTAGATAATCTAGTCTATCAAGATGACGAGAAAATACTGAAAATACTACATAGCCTAAACTGTTCGTTCGTGGTCTACAGCACACGAAAGCACAGTAAAGTAAAACCCAGACTTCGAATCATATTCCCACTTGCTGCCGATGTGTCTGCGGATGAATATGAGCCTATTGCCCGGAAGCTTGCTAGTTTTATTGGTATGTTGTACTGTGACCCTACTACCTTCCAACCTGTCCGTTTAATGTATTGGCCAAGCCATTCGAAAGACAGTGACTATGTCTATGAATACGCAGATAAAGGATTGATAGACGGAAAAGCTATCTTGAATATGTACGAGAATTGGCAAGACGTGAGACAGTGGCCGGAGGTTCCGGGAACCGCAAAGCTTCACGAGAACATGGCAAAGAAACAAGAAAATCCTCTAGAGAAAGAAGGTATTGTGGGAGCTTTCTGCAGAAGATACAACATCTTAGAAGCGATAGAAGAGTTCCTACCGGGAGTGTATGAGCCTTGCGACACAGAGGGGCGACTGACCTTCGTTGGTGGGAGTACGACAGCAGGAGCGGTACTCTACGAAGACGGTCTGTTCCTCTACTCGCATCATGCGACGGACCCTTGCAGTCAGAAGCTCGTGAACGCTTTTGACCTAGTGCGGCTGCATAAGTTCGGACATAAAGACGATACCGCAGAAGAGGGAACTCCGGTGGGGCGATTGCCCTCATATCTAGCAATGAAGGAGTTTATTGCTCGTAATACATCAATTCCGAAAGAATTGTTAAAAGAGAGACAGGAAAAAGCCATTCAGGAGTTTTCTTTGGCACCGCTACCGGAAGGAAGTGCAGAAGAAGTTCTGGAAGGAGAAGTCGTGGAAGAAGATGATGCTTGGAAGGATCAGCTGGAATTTGATGCGAACGGCTGGCCAGTGAAGACGACCACGAATATCCTGTTAATTTTGCGAAACGACCCTCTCTTACGTGGAAAAATTTTTATCGATGAGTTTTCCTCTTATATGTTAGTCAGAAGAGGGCTTCCTTGGGATACTCGATTTACAGGCGAAGATAGGCTGTGGACTGACTTCGATGATGCAGGACTTCGAGCCTACTTCGAAAGTGCTTATCGAATCGTTGCGGTCAATAAGATCATTGATGGGGTCAACTTAATCGCGGAGGAGAATAAAGAAAATAAAGTGGCCATGAGACTGCAGAGAACTTCGTGGGACGGGATAGAAAGATTAGAAACACTGTTTATCGACTACCTAGGATGTGAGGATAATATTTATACAAGAGAAGTTGCGAAAAAATCGTTAGTAGCAGCAGTCCGAAGAGCCATAAACGGCGGGGGAAAATTCGACTACATGACGATTATTATAGGTCCTCAAGGAGTGGGGAAAAGTACTTTTTTAGCAATTCTTGGAATGGATTGGTTCAACGACAGTATCACAAAAATTGAAGGCGGAAAAGAGGCCTGTGAGTTGATACAAGGAAGTTGGATTGTAGAGTTAGGAGAACTTGCAGGAATGCGGAAATCTGACATTGACACGATGAAAAACTTTGTCAGTAGACAGGATGACATCTTTCGAGCTTCTTTCGGGCGGAGAGCTCAAAAATACCCGAGACGGTGCGTATTCTTTGGGACCGCGAACGATTATAACTTCTTACGAGACGAGACCGGGAATCGAAGATTTTGGCCTATAGATTGTTTCATCTATGAGCGCAAAAAATCGATTTTCACAGACTTGCGAAAAGAGTTAGAACAGATATGGGCGGAGGCTTGCGAGATCGCAAAAGAGGAATCCTTTAGTTTGGAGTTAAGCGAGAAAGCGAAAGAAATTGCAGAGCAGGAGCAAGAAGCACACAAAGAGGATAATGTTCAAAAAGGAATTATCTTAGATTACCTAGAGAAGAAGTTGCCGAAGTCTTGGAATACTTGGGATGTATATATGAGAAGAAATTATCTAAACGAATACGAGGAACAAGTCAAACTGTACCCGGAACTATTCCAACGTGAAAAAGTCTGTATTTTGGAAATATGGGAAGAGGCTCTCGGTCAAGATAAACGATTCCTGAAACCTTATGACAGTAAAAACATATCGTCAGTCTTATCAAGTCTCAAAAACTGGGAAAGAATTAAGACAAATGCAAGGTTTGGGAGATACGGAACACAAAAAGGATTCCGAAGAAAAGTGTCAACCGACAGTGTCAACTGAGGCTAAAAAATGTCAACTTAATACCGAAATTGTCAACCATATATTCTATATATGTCAACTATGAAAATCAGTGAGTTGACATCGAGTTGACGGTTTCGGTTGACGTGAAAAGTATTAGTATTATTGTATTATTATTATATTGTCAACTATGTCAACTATAAATCTATATAGAGATATATAAAATAAGAAAAATAAGGTATAAATATTTCTTAAATTTCTTATTTTTAATACCCTCTATACGCGTACGCGCGCGAGATGACATTTTAGATTTTTAAGGAGATTTGAAATTGAAAAAAAAAACGGAAAAAGAAATTGAACGAAAATTAAAGAGCAAGATAGAAAGCCTCGGAGGGTTATGCTTGAAGTGGACCTCTCCGGGAATACGAGGAGTGCCTGACCGGATATGCATTATGCCCGGAGGCGATGTCTTGTTCGTAGAACTAAAAGCAGAGGGGAAGAAGAACAATCTTTCTCCTTTGCAGAAAAACTTTCACAAAAAATTAACCGAGTTGGGTCATATGGTTTGGGTCGTATCCTCTTACGAAGAAGTCAATGACCTGATTGAAACTTGGTGTATGAGTTAGGAGGTGATAGCGAATGAAGTTTGTACCGCATAATTATCAGAAGTACTGTATCGAACGCATGGTGGATGATAATATTTTGGGGTTGATGTTGGATATGGGACTCGGGAAAACCATCATAACCCTAACCGCGATTCAGGAATTGAAGTACAATCGATTTGAAGTAAATAAAGTTCTTATCATCGCCCCTAAGAAAGTCGCGGAAGTGACGTGGACGGATGAGATAGAGAAGTGGGAGCATTTACACCTACTTCGTCCTTCCCTCGTGCTAGGAAGTGCCTCAAAGCGAATAAAGGCCTTGGCCAAGAATGCGGATGTCTATGTCATCAACCGGGAGAACGTCGTGTGGCTGGTGGAATACTAT containing:
- a CDS encoding virulence-associated E family protein, producing the protein MTYKKKKQDQIKDVGGFVGGALASSLRRNSTIRTRSIVTLDLDNLVYQDDEKILKILHSLNCSFVVYSTRKHSKVKPRLRIIFPLAADVSADEYEPIARKLASFIGMLYCDPTTFQPVRLMYWPSHSKDSDYVYEYADKGLIDGKAILNMYENWQDVRQWPEVPGTAKLHENMAKKQENPLEKEGIVGAFCRRYNILEAIEEFLPGVYEPCDTEGRLTFVGGSTTAGAVLYEDGLFLYSHHATDPCSQKLVNAFDLVRLHKFGHKDDTAEEGTPVGRLPSYLAMKEFIARNTSIPKELLKERQEKAIQEFSLAPLPEGSAEEVLEGEVVEEDDAWKDQLEFDANGWPVKTTTNILLILRNDPLLRGKIFIDEFSSYMLVRRGLPWDTRFTGEDRLWTDFDDAGLRAYFESAYRIVAVNKIIDGVNLIAEENKENKVAMRLQRTSWDGIERLETLFIDYLGCEDNIYTREVAKKSLVAAVRRAINGGGKFDYMTIIIGPQGVGKSTFLAILGMDWFNDSITKIEGGKEACELIQGSWIVELGELAGMRKSDIDTMKNFVSRQDDIFRASFGRRAQKYPRRCVFFGTANDYNFLRDETGNRRFWPIDCFIYERKKSIFTDLRKELEQIWAEACEIAKEESFSLELSEKAKEIAEQEQEAHKEDNVQKGIILDYLEKKLPKSWNTWDVYMRRNYLNEYEEQVKLYPELFQREKVCILEIWEEALGQDKRFLKPYDSKNISSVLSSLKNWERIKTNARFGRYGTQKGFRRKVSTDSVN
- a CDS encoding VRR-NUC domain-containing protein, whose product is MKKKTEKEIERKLKSKIESLGGLCLKWTSPGIRGVPDRICIMPGGDVLFVELKAEGKKNNLSPLQKNFHKKLTELGHMVWVVSSYEEVNDLIETWCMS